Proteins encoded by one window of Channa argus isolate prfri chromosome 1, Channa argus male v1.0, whole genome shotgun sequence:
- the LOC137138102 gene encoding uncharacterized protein, translating into MGQCLYNKHGSDPTKAEYIRQKLREVGRLLLTLRRKFSIYNLEEALKPNLFFKVIEAVKDVAGYDEESHTYKTPSLALKLGHSLHKIGDIILSRAIAAEDDGMIKAAERFKRLCSSEWTQLVSHSALSTLSKSKFNKPSTIPFTKDVQLLNKCLEKKLHDAFESLKISESSQIYADLAKVTLTQIIVFNRRRAGEVSKMTLECFKKRDQTELHPDIAVGLSPFEQKMSKLYSRVEIMGKRGRKVAVLLNCEHLNSLTLLVDKRDACGVDKDNPFLFARPKCGPTSYYRGQDCIRVFASQCGAQNPEYLRSTHLRKHVATLSQILNLKDNELDQLANFLGHDIRVHRSYYRLPEATIEIAKISKLLMAMEKGTLARFQGKGLDDIDFEAELDLELDNISEDEESDSAVEQREQQTTSKTTMPHDKTVRSTGQKTIPHDETVSIREQRTAPLDETVSSTGKTTMPPDTTEKERNPIMMLRALQEKEKSSRMMQRALERPPEGELSRDHGAQQKSVPS; encoded by the exons ATGGGTCAATGTCTTTACAACAAGCACGGAAGTGATCCAACAAAAGCTGAGTACATCAGACAGAAGCTTCGCGAAGTAGGCAGACTTTTGCTAACCTTGAGAAGAAAATTCTCCATTTATAATTTGGAAGAAGCATTGAAgccaaacttgttttttaaagtcattgAGGCTGTGAAAGATGTCGCTGGTTATGATGAAGAGAGCCACACATACAAGACACCAAGTCTTGCACTGAAATTAGGACATTCACTTCATAAGATTGGTGACATTATTCTCAGCAGGGCCATTGCAGCAGAGGATGATGGCATGATAAAAGCAGCAGAGCGATTCAAAAGGCTGTGCTCAAGTGAATGGACACAACTTGTTTCCCATTCTGCTCTTTCTACCTTGAGCAAATCTAAGTTCAACAAACCATCCACCATACCATTCACAAAAGATGTGCAGCTTCTAAACAAATGCCTGGAGAAAAAATTGCATGATGCTTTTGAAAGCCTGAAAATTTCGGAGTCTTCCCAAATATATGCCGATCTTGCTAAAGTTACACTGACACAAATAATAGTCTTCAACAGACGTCGTGCAGGAGAGGTCTCAAAAATGACCCTTGAGTGTTTCAAGAAAAGAGACCAGACTGAGCTCCATCCCGACATAGCCGTTGGCCTGTCACCATTTGAGCAAAAAATGTCCAAGCTTTACAGCAGAGTGGAAATCATGggcaagagagggagaaaagttgctgttttgttaaactGTGAACACCTCAACTCATTAACTCTACTGGTGGACAAGAGAGATGCATGTGGAGTTGATAAGGACAACCCCTTTCTATTTGCCAGGCCAAAATGTGGACCCACTAGCTATTACAGGGGGCAAGACTGCATCAGGGTTTTTGCAAGTCAGTGTGGTGCACAGAACCCTGAATATCTCAGGTCTACACATCTCCGGAAACATGTTGCAACTTTGTCCCAGATTCTGAACCTAAAAGATAATGAACTGGATCAACTCGCAAACTTCTTGGGCCACGACATACGGGTCCACAGAAGCTATTATCGGTTGCCAGAAGCAACAATAGAGATTGCAAAAATCTCAAAGCTGTTAATGGCTATGGAGAAAGGAACTCTTGCAAGATTCCAAGGAAAAGGTCTGGATGACATAGATTTTGAAG ctGAATTGGATTTAGAACTTGACAACATAAGTGAAGATGAAGAGTCAGATTCTGCCGTTGAACAAAGGG AACAACAGACAACTTCTAAGACAACTATGCCCCATGATAAGACCGTGAGGTCTACAG gacaaaaaacaatacccCATGATGAGACCGTTAGcatcagag AACAAAGAACAGCGCCACTTGATGAGACCGTGAGCTCCACAG gaaaaacaacaatgccTCCTGATACCACG GAAAAAGAACGAAACCCCATAATGATGTTGAGAGCTCTGCAG gaaaaagaaaaaagctcaaGGATGATGCAAAGAGCTCTGGAG aGACCCCCGGAAGGAGAGTTGTCAAGAGACCATGGAGCTCAGCAGAAGTCAGTGCCGTCATGA